AAGGTAATTAGTACAGCTATCGTTGGAATAGATTCCTATTCTGTCGATGTAGAGGTAGATATATCCTCGGGACTTCCTCAATTCTCGACTGTGGGACTACCCGATATCTCCGTCAAAGAAAGTAAAGACAGAATAAAGGCTGCCATAAAAAACTCCGGCTACAAATTTCCAGCAGACAGGGTTACGGTAAACCTTGCCCCTGCCGATATTAAAAAAGAGGGAACAAGCTTCGATCTGCCAATAGCCGTGGGTATCCTGTCAGCAGAAGGGATGATCGAAAAAGATGTCCTCCAGGACTATGTAATAATAGGGGAACTCTCACTGGATGGGCGTATCAAGGGCATTCATGGAGCCCTTTCCGCCGCATTTCAGACAAAGGAGATGGGGATAAGAGGCATTATCCTGCCAAGAGAAAACGCAGCAGAGGCGGCTATGGTAGAAACAATCGATGTTATCGCCGTTGACTATCTGTCCGATGTTGTCGAATTTTTTAATAACAGGAAAGAGATTGAACCGACAAGGGTTGACGTATCTGAAGTATTCAAGAGGAGCCTCAATTATCCCTTTGACTTTAGTGAAATACGCGGACAGGATCAGGCAAAAAGAGCCCTGGAGGTTGCTGCCGCAGGCGGACATAATATCATCATGATAGGACCTCCTGGTTCTGGAAAGACCATGCTGGCACAACGGCTCCCCTCCATACTTCCAGATCTTTCCTTTGAGGAGGCGCTTGAAACAACAAAAATTTTTTCTGTCGCGGGGCTTCTATCCAAAGAAGAAGCAATACTTGTAACGAGGCCCTTTCTTTCACCTCATCACACCATCTCGGATGCAGGACTCGTAGGGGGCGGCCATATTCCCAAACCCGGACAAATCAGCCTTGCCAAGGTCGACATACCTAAATAACCGTTAGACGAACACTTTTCCTTTCGATCTGATCCCACTATTTTACAATTTTCCTAGATTTACTTGACTTTTGAACTTTATCTGCTATTGTCAGTAATAATTTACTGGTATCCCCTATCACATTTTGCAATTTATGTCAAGAAAAAAGTTATAGAAAGGGTAAACGTCTTCGGATAAATGAAAAAGGTTGTAGAAATAATTGATTATTTAAAAAGCAAATGTGGAGTTGAATTTGAGCGTGATATTGCTAAGATAATAGCTCTCACCCCTTCTGATCTGGCTCGCCGAAAACTTCATGACAAAATTCCATACAAAAATCTTCTGCAGGCGTGTGAGGAGCACAACATTTCTGCTGATGAGCTGTTTTTTGGAAGGAAACCTGAAGATCCCACAATAAAACAGTTCCAGAATGAGGATATAGCAAGGAAGTTGATTGATATTCTCGCCAAGTTGGCGAAGGAACGGCCGGAGTTTTTTCGTGATATATACAGAAAAGTGATCGGAGAGGCGAGTTGGCTTGCCACAGAAAGAAAAAAAGAAATGTCCCAGGAGTTGAGTGCGGATGATGGTATCATACTGAGAATCAATAGAAAGAAAATGATTAATGCAATATTTCACTTCGCGTCTAAAACAAAGAACTGTGGGAAGACCAAGCTCATGAAGCTGATGTATCATCTTGACTTTTTTCATTTCAGGGAAGCTGGTCGTTCCGTAACCGGTCTGAGCTATTATGCCTGGAAGCAGGGCCCTGTCCCTGCCGATCTATTCATGGAATTATCTCGTGACATTAAACCTGACTTAAGGGAAGCTATTGAAATCGAAGTCATCAAAGACTTTCACAAAATAGTTCCTAAAGAAGATTTTAATTTTGATAAATCTGTATTTAGCAAACGTGAGTTACGTCTTCTGGAAAACGTGACAATCTTCTTTAAAGAGACAACTGCTGAACAGATTGTTGAAGTAACACATCTACCCAGACAGCCATGGTTTAAAACAATTGCGGAAAAAGGTGAAGGTAAGATGATCAGGTATATGCTTGCAGTAGATGGCAAGCACGGCCTCACCAGACGCGAGATTATAGAACGCCAGGAAGAATTGAGAGAGATGTATAAAAACCTTGGACTTGATTGGGGGGATGTTCCAGATGAAAGTGACGACATTCCTTCTCTACCGGAGAATTTCCCCTAACTAACATAAATTTTTTATTCTGCTTATACTTCGCCGTGAAATCCATCCCCTTCAGGGGGATGGATTGTAAGGCGTTTTTTTTGACATTTAGAACAGAGGTTGGTAGCACTGATGTTCATATATAGTACCGACACATGAATCACCAGAAACCGATACAAAGATATACTGAGCCTCAGACCAGCAATAAGTAAAGAATACCCATGATTAGCAAGTCTACACGGCTAATTGTATCCGGTAGCTTGTGATCTGTGTGTCGTGACTTTTACAACGCTGCCCCTTGAACAGAGGATAGACACTTACGGCCGGCGGGTGTTTCCCTTTCCGGATATGACTAGGCCGTGGAGCTTCCTACCCTCAAGCAAGTGTTCCCGGAGCCTTAGACACAGACATTAACGCCTCTATCAATATACTTAGGGCCGGGCAGACCCTTCAGGCGTCAACGTGGTCCGATGGGGCGTGTGTTGTCTGAGAATCCCTCCTCCTTCAGGAGGCAGGAAGTGTCAACCAAAAATCGAGGTCGATCGGTACGTTTATTGGGAGGTTATTATTGTGCAAGAGCAGGAAGCGGTTATTAACAGTATAGCGGAATTTGTTTTGAAAAACCATATCAGGCTCACATACGCCGATATTAATGGCGAGAGGTATGCTTTTAAATCGGTTGTCGACGCTCTGGAAAAGATTGGTCCCAAGGACGTCGAAACCCTCATCCTGAAAGGTAAGTGCGGAGTTTTAGGGATAATTCATCTTAGTAAAATATAATTCGCGCGCACACATTTTCTTTAAGGGGTAAGTCCCTGTTTCATAGTAACAATAATTCACAGTAAGGTAAGTGACCATTGGATACAAATACCTACACTGCAATCTATGTACGTGTGTCCACCGAGGAACAAGCCCAAAAAGGTTACTCTACTAAAAACCAGATAGAACAACTTACCCAAACCACAGAAAAACAGGGATGGAAGTATCAAATATTTGATGACATGGGCCATTCAGGGATAAAGTATGACAGGCCCGGTCTCACATCGATGCTCAATCTCATCAGGGAAGGTAAAATTGAGCGGGTTCTGGTCTGGAAGATTGACAGACTAAGTCGAAAGCTCAGCCACCTGCTGAATATACTTGAACTCCTTGAAGGCAACAAAGTTGAGCTTATTTCCATCAGCGAAAACTTTAATATCAATACCCCCATGGGCAAGCTTTTACTTGGCCTTCTTGGAAGCGTGGCAGAGTTTGAACGGGATTCGATAATTCAGAGAATCAAGGCGGTCAAAAACACTCGAAAGCGGGTAAAGCGACTGCCGCTGGGGCATGTGCCATACGGCCTGAAACTGAACGAAGAAAAGAACAAACTTATGCCTGATGACGGACCGGGCTGTGAGATTGTAAAAAAGATATTTGATCTTTGCCTTCACGGAATGGGTACGACCAGGATAGCTGAATATCTTAACAACAACGGGTTCAGAACAAAGAATAACAAACGCTTTGATTCTCCAACGATTGGACGAATGCTGGGCAATTATACCTATGCGGGCATGCTTGAAATAGACGGAAAACTGGAGCCT
This genomic interval from Syntrophales bacterium contains the following:
- a CDS encoding YifB family Mg chelatase-like AAA ATPase; this encodes MIVKVISTAIVGIDSYSVDVEVDISSGLPQFSTVGLPDISVKESKDRIKAAIKNSGYKFPADRVTVNLAPADIKKEGTSFDLPIAVGILSAEGMIEKDVLQDYVIIGELSLDGRIKGIHGALSAAFQTKEMGIRGIILPRENAAEAAMVETIDVIAVDYLSDVVEFFNNRKEIEPTRVDVSEVFKRSLNYPFDFSEIRGQDQAKRALEVAAAGGHNIIMIGPPGSGKTMLAQRLPSILPDLSFEEALETTKIFSVAGLLSKEEAILVTRPFLSPHHTISDAGLVGGGHIPKPGQISLAKVDIPK
- a CDS encoding Panacea domain-containing protein codes for the protein MKKVVEIIDYLKSKCGVEFERDIAKIIALTPSDLARRKLHDKIPYKNLLQACEEHNISADELFFGRKPEDPTIKQFQNEDIARKLIDILAKLAKERPEFFRDIYRKVIGEASWLATERKKEMSQELSADDGIILRINRKKMINAIFHFASKTKNCGKTKLMKLMYHLDFFHFREAGRSVTGLSYYAWKQGPVPADLFMELSRDIKPDLREAIEIEVIKDFHKIVPKEDFNFDKSVFSKRELRLLENVTIFFKETTAEQIVEVTHLPRQPWFKTIAEKGEGKMIRYMLAVDGKHGLTRREIIERQEELREMYKNLGLDWGDVPDESDDIPSLPENFP